In Hevea brasiliensis isolate MT/VB/25A 57/8 chromosome 13, ASM3005281v1, whole genome shotgun sequence, a single genomic region encodes these proteins:
- the LOC131172166 gene encoding uncharacterized protein LOC131172166, with protein sequence MNKVYRGCNLRIQEYEFLANLIELPFHKFDVILGMDRLSHHQAMVDCHLKRITLRTPDNQEIIIVGEKSNYLSNVISATTARRLLNGFMVVFINDILVYSRDREEHEEHLRIILQTLWRKQLYAKLSKYKFWLHEISFLGHIVPADGIKVDPKKIQAIID encoded by the exons ATGAATAAGGTCTATAGGGGTTGTAATTtgaggattcaggagtatgaGTTTTTGGCAAACCTTATTGAACTACCTTTTCataagtttgatgtgattttggggatGGATAGGTTGTCACATCACCAAGCTATGGTGGATTGCCATTTAAAGAGAATCACATTGAGAACTCCTGATAACCAAGAAATCATTATTGTGGGTGAGAAGTCAAATTATCTGTCTAATGTCATATCAGCCACTACTGCAAGAAGATTGTTAa ATGGGTTCATGGTGGTTTTTATTAATGATATACTAGTGTACTCTAGAGACCGAGAAGAGCATGAGGAGCATTTAAGGATTATATTGCAGACCCTGTGGAGGAAGcaactatatgctaagttgtctaaatACAAGTTTTGGCTTCATGAGATTTCTTTTTTGGGCCATATTGTGCCAGCTGATGGGATTaaggtggatcccaaaaagatacaaGCTATTATTGATTAG